In Zingiber officinale cultivar Zhangliang chromosome 6A, Zo_v1.1, whole genome shotgun sequence, a single genomic region encodes these proteins:
- the LOC121995904 gene encoding probable inactive leucine-rich repeat receptor-like protein kinase At3g03770 produces the protein MAPGNLVSSLFSVFMVLILIPRTYQLQSSQAWSLLRIKALLNYPPVLSAWDINTDFCNADPTPYLTVACYEESITQLRISGSGSSPPLPRSFLIKSFFTTLSRLPNLKVLSLTSLGIWGPVPAKISRLSGLEIVNMSSNYLYGTIPRRIYTLRNLQTLILDHNMFSGSIPDALGDLPLLALLSLKNNTLSGPLPSSFSVLKSLRVLVLSSNSLSGELPDLSSLTNLQVLDVENNFLGPTFPQLSRKVATINLRKNRFGGGLPTNLSSYFLLEELDVSSNKFVGPFLPSLLSLPSIRYLNIARNRFTGMLFGNMTCNDDLHFVDLSMNLLSGNLPTCLISNSSNQMFMYASNCLKIKDHSQHPYSFCQTQALAVEILPHHQKGKSGGKVTVVSGVVIGVVGIFSLAGVAVFIALRRGSIRRATKKPPRRIVEHASNGYPSKLLADARYISQTMKLAALGIPTYKSFSLEELEAATNYFETSSLMGESGHGQMYKGNLRDGSSVVIKCFKFKKGQSSQTFNHHIELISKLRHRHLVSALGHCFDYYLDDSSISRLFLIFEYVTNGTLRTSISAGGPRLTWMQRISAAISIVKGIQFLHGGIIPGLFDNHLKITNILLDQNLVAKISSYNIPLLAENRKTSGLPTSSSSGSNEHGERSKHTDKVDIYDFGVILLEIITGQPIESTSEVDITKDELHESILADETARRSIVDPVISRQCSDEALKIVMEICFRCLREEPTQRPSAEDVLWNLQFAAQVQESLGGESQSCEESSLSPSWPSRSPIAL, from the exons ATGGCTCCTGGAAACTTGGTTTCTAGTCTGTTCTCTGTGTTTATGGTTCTGATCCTTATACCTCGCACATACCAGCTGCAATCTTCTCAAGCTTGGTCACTCTTGAGAATCAAGGCACTCCTAAACTATCCACCCGTTTTGAGCGCCTGGGACATCAATACAGACTTCTGCAATGCTGACCCAACTCCGTATCTGACAGTCGCTTGCTATGAAGAGAGCATAACTCAGTTGCGCATAAGTGGTAGTGGGAGTTCTCCACCTCTTCCACGTAGTTTCTTGATCAAGTCCTTTTTCACCACTTTGTCTCGTCTCCCAAACTTGAAGGTCCTCTCCTTGACATCACTGGGCATTTGGGGTCCTGTGCCTGCAAAGATTTCTAGATTGTCTGGTTTAGAGATCGTCAATATGAGCTCAAATTACTTGTATGGCACCATACCTCGACGAATTTATACTCTGAGGAATCTCCAAACTCTTATACTCGATCATAACATGTTTAGTGGTTCCATTCCTGATGCACTGGGTGATCTTCCTCTGTTGGCCCTCTTAAGTTTGAAAAACAACACTTTAAGTGGGCCACTTCCGAGTTCATTTTCTGTACTGAAATCACTTAGGGTGCTCGTGCTCTCATCGAATAGTTTGTCTGGAGAATTGCCTGATCTTAGTAGCTTAACCAACCTCCAAGTGCTTGATGTGGAGAACAATTTCCTTGGACCTACATTCCCGCAGTTGAGTAGGAAGGTCGCAACTATCAATTTGAGAAAAAATAGGTTTGGCGGAGGCTTGCCCACTAATCTTAGCTCATATTTTTTACTCGAAGAGTTGGATGTCTCTTCCAATAAATTTGTTGGGCCTTTTCTGCCATCACTGTTGTCCCTTCCTTCTATTCGATACCTAAATATTGCTCGAAACAGGTTCACTGGAATGCTCTTTGGAAACATGACATGCAATGATGACCTTCACTTTGTAGATCTGTCTATGAATCTTCTGTCTGGTAACTTGCCAACATGCCTGATTTCAAATTCTAGTAATCAGATGTTTATGTACGCCTCAAATTGCTTGAAGATTAAAGATCATAGTCAGCATCCATACTCGTTTTGTCAGACTCAAGCTTTGGCTGTGGAAATATTGCCTCATCACCAAAAAGGAAAATCAGGTGGAAAAGTGACTGTTGTGAGTGGTGTAGTGATTGGTGTTGTTGGAATTTTTTCATTAGCCGGTGTTGCAGTCTTCATTGCACTCAGAAGAGGAAGTATCAGGAGGGCAACCAAGAAACCTCCAAGAAGAATAGTGGAGCATGCTTCAAATGGTTATCCTTCCAAATTGCTGGCTGATGCAA GGTACATATCTCAAACGATGAAGCTGGCGGCACTTGGCATTCCGACATACAAATCATTTTCATTGGAGGAACTTGAAGCTGCTACAAATTACTTTGAAACTTCAAGCTTAATGGGGGAAAGTGGCCATGGTCAG ATGTACAAAGGCAACCTCAGAGACGGTTCTTCAGTGGTGATAAAGTGCTTTAAGTTTAAGAAGGGTCAGAGTTCTCAAACGTTCAATCACCATATTGAACTAATTTCGAAGCTTAGGCATCGCCACTTAGTCAGTGCCCTTGGTCATTGCTTTGATTATTACCTCGATGATTCAAGTATCAGCAGATTATTTCTCATTTTCGAATACGTGACAAATGGGACATTAAGAACCAGCATATCAG CTGGAGGACCGAGGCTTACATGGATGCAAAGGATTTCAGCTGCCATCAGCATAGTAAAGGGTATCCAGTTTTTGCATGGGGGTATAATACCCGGCTTATTCGATAATCATCTGAAAATTACTAACATACTGTTAGATCAGAATCTTGTTGCAAAAATAAGCAGCTATAATATTCCACTACTGGCAGAGAACAGGAAAACATCG GGATTGCCTACAAGTTCTTCGAGTGGATCGAATGAGCATGGGGAAAG GTCAAAGCATACGGATAAGGTCGACATCTATGATTTTGGTGTCATCTTATTGGAAATTATAACTGGACAGCCAATTGAATCGACATCAGAAGTTGATATAACGAAAGATGAG TTGCACGAAAGTATTTTAGCCGACGAAACTGCTAGGAGAAGCATTGTGGATCCGGTCATAAGCCGGCAATGCAGCGACGAAGCACTGAAGATTGTCATGGAGATTTGTTTTAGGTGCCTCAGGGAGGAACCAACGCAGAGACCTTCCGCGGAAGATGTGTTGTGGAACTTGCAGTTTGCtgctcaagtacaagagtctttGGGAGGAGAATCTCAAAGTTGCGAAGAATCATCTCTTTCACCTTCTTGGCCTTCTCGATCGCCTATCGCACTCTAA